A genomic segment from Centroberyx gerrardi isolate f3 chromosome 22, fCenGer3.hap1.cur.20231027, whole genome shotgun sequence encodes:
- the pfkpa gene encoding ATP-dependent 6-phosphofructokinase, platelet type isoform X4 yields MAQPDSKKIFFENLSGAGKAIAVLTSGGDAQGMNAAVRAVVRMGIYVGAKVYFIREGYQGMVDGGDNIKEASWESVSSMLQVGGTVIGSARCKEFRSHEGRRKAAHNLVQRGITNLCVIGGDGSLTGANLFREEWSGLLGELVQEGLIDADAAQRYSALHIVGMVGSIDNDFCGTDMTIGTDSALHRIIEVVDAIMTTAQSHQRTFVLEVMGRHCGYLALVSALACGADWVLIPEMPPEDGWEDKMCQKLSATRSRGTRLNIIIVAEGAIDRHGKPITSSIVKDLVVKCLGFDTRVTILGHVQRGGTPSAFDRILASRMGVEAVLALLETTANTPACVVSLSGNQSVRLPLMECVQMTQEVQKAMDEKKFEDAVKLRGRSFENNLRTYKLLAHRKPESELPSSNFNVAVLNVGAPAAGMNAAVRSAVRVGISEGHKMFAVNDGFEGFYKGQIKEIKWADVGGWTGQGGSLLGTKRTLPAKHVDKIAEQMRQHNINALLVIGGFEAFECLLQLYEARATYEEFCIPMCMLPATISNNVPGTDLSIGADTALNAIVETCDRIKQSASGTKRRVFIIETMGGYCGYLASVGGLAAGADAAYIYEEPFDIRDLQANVEHLTEKMKTSIQRGLVLRNENSNENYTTDFIYQLYSEEGKGVFDCRKNVLGHMQQGGAPSPFDRNFGTKISAKAMQWVSKKLVETFRQGRVFANTEDSCCLLGMRRRALVFQPVVQLKEETDFVHRIPKEQWWLKLRPLMKILAKYKTSYDVSDSGQLEHVVRNRPKESDASAAM; encoded by the exons ATGGCGCAGCCAGACAGCAAGAAGATTTTCTTTGAGAACCTGTCGGGAGCGGGGAAAGCCATCGCAGTGCTGACGAGCGGCGGGGATGCTCAAG GGATGAATGCTGCTGTTCGTGCCGTGGTTCGAATGGGAATATATGTGGGAGCAAAAGTTTACTTCATTCGTGAG ggatATCAGGGCATGGTGGATGGTGGGGACAACATAAAGGAAGCCTCATGGGAAAGTGTCTCCAGCATGCTGCAAGTG GGCGGCACTGTCATCGGCAGCGCCCGCTGCAAAGAGTTCCGCTCCCATGAGGGGCGCCGGAAGGCGGCCCACAACCTGGTGCAGCGCGGCATCACCAACCTGTGTGTGATCGGTGGAGACGGCAGCCTGACTGGAGCCAACCTCTTCAGGGAGGAATGGAGCGGACTGCTGGGGGAGCTGGTGCAGGAAG GTTTGATCGATGCCGATGCCGCTCAGAGATACTCGGCCCTTCACATTGTCGGCATGGTGGGCTCCATCGACAACGACTTCTGCGGAACTGACATGACAATCGGCACCGATTCGGCCCTGCACAGAATCATCGAGGTGGTGGACGCAATCATGACAACTGcacagag TCACCAGAGAACATTTGTGTTAGAGGTCATGGGCAGACACTGTGG ctaccTGGCCTTGGTGAGTGCGCTGGCCTGCGGGGCAGACTGGGTGCTGATCCCTGAAATGCCCCCCGAGGACGGCTGGGAGGATAAGATGTGTCAGAAACTGTCTGCG ACCCGCTCCAGGGGCACAAGGCTGAACATAATCATAGTCGCTGAGGGAGCCATTGACAGACATGGGAAGCCTATAACCTCTAGTATAGTCAAGGAT CTTGTTGTCAAATGCTTGGGTTTCGACACTCGTGTGACAATCCTGGGTCACGTCCAGAGAGGAGGGACCCCATCTGCTTTTGACCGCATCCTG gccagTCGTATGGGTGTGGAGGCCGTCCTCGCCCTTTTGGAGACCACAGCCAACACGCCAGCCTGTGTGGTCTCTCTGAGCGGTAACCAATCGGTGCGTCTGCCTCTGATGGAGTGTGTACAGATG ACTCAAGAGGTCCAGAAGGCCATGGACGAGAAGAAGTTTGAGGATGCGGTGAAGCTTCGGGGCAG GAGTTTTGAAAACAACCTGAGGACATACAAACTGCTGGCTCATCGTAAACCGGAATCCGAATTGCCAAGC AGCAACTTCAACGTGGCAGTGCTGAATGTGGGCGCCCCCGCAGCGGGCATGAATGCTGCCGTCCGCTCAGCTGTCAGGGTGGGCATCTCCGAGGGACACAAGATGTTTGCTGTCAATGACGGCTTTGAGGGGTTCTACAAAGGACAG ATCAAGGAGATTAAATGGGCCGATGTTGGAGGATGGACGGGTCAGGGTGGATCTCTGCTGGGAACCAAACG AACGCTTCCCGCAAAGCACGTTGACAAAATTGCTGAGCAGATGCGACAGCATAACATAAATGCACTGTTAGTTATTGGGGGATTTGAG GCGTTTGAGTGTCTGCTGCAGCTGTATGAGGCTCGGGCTACCTATGAGGAGTTTTGCATCCCGATGTGTATGCTGCCTGCCACCATAAGTAACAATGTGCCGGGCACCGATCTTAGTATCGGGGCAGACACGGCCCTCAATGCCATCGTGGAG ACTTGTGACCGCATCAAGCAGTCGGCCAGTGGGACCAAGAGGCGTGTGTTCATCATTGAGACCATGGGGGGCTACTGTGGCTACCTGGCCAGTGTTGGAGGCCTGGCCGCCGGGGCCGACGCTGCCTACATCTATGAAGAGCCATTTGACATCAGAGACCTGCAG GCCAATGTTGAACATTTGACAGAGAAGATGAAGACCAGCATACAAAGAGGACTTGTCCTCAG gaatgaGAACAGTAATGAGAACTACACAACAGACTTCATCTACCAGCTGTACTCTGAAGAAGGGAAGGGAGTGTTTGACTGCAGGAAGAATGTACTGGGACACATGCAACAG GGAGGAGCTCCGTCTCCATTTGACCGTAACTTTGGGACCAAGATCTCCGCCAAGGCGATGCAGTGGGTCTCCAAGAAGCTGGTGGAGACGTTCAGGCAAG GCCGAGTGTTTGCTAACACCGAGgactcctgctgcctgctggGGATGCGCCGCAGGGCTCTGGTCTTCCAGCCCGTGGTCCAGCTCAAGGaggagactgactttgt CCACAGGATCCCCAAGGAGCAGTGGTGGCTGAAGCTGCGTCCTCTGATGAAGATCCTGGCCAAGTACAAGACCAGCTACGACGTCTCCGACTCCGGGCAGCTGGAGCACGTCGTCCGCAACCGGCCCAAAGAGTCGGACGCCTCCGCGGCCATGTGA